The window CCAGGTACCAAAAACTTATTTTCAAAAGCGGGCGCCGGCCTCATTTTAAAGCATTAATTTTATACGAATACATTTTACCACATGAAAACAGGAATAAGAGCAATAGTTACAGGCGCAACAGGAATGGTAGGCGAGGGGCTTATGCACCAATGTTTACAAAGCCCGGATGTTGACCAGGTTTTAGTGATTAACCGGAAAGCGTCGGAAGTGTCGCATCCCAAATTAAAGGAGATCATTCATGCCGATTTTTTTGATCTCTCGCCAATCAGCAATCAGCTTGCCGGTTATAACGCATGCTTTTTTTGCCTGGGTGTTACTTCCGTTGGTAAAAAGGCAGACGAATATTATAAGCTTACGTATACACTCACCATGCATGTAGCCCAAATATTGGCAAAACAGGATCCGGAAATGACTTTTTGCTATGTATCGGGCGCGGGCACAGATACTAATGAAAAAGGCAACGGCTGGGCCGCGGTAAAAGGTAAAACAGAAAACGACCTGATGAAACTGCCCTTTAAACAGGTTTACGCATTTAGGCCAGGGTTTATAAAACCAATAAAGGGACTGAAAAATGCCCACAGTTTTTATAAATATATCAACTGGTTGTTCCCGGTTGGTCGTGCCCTTTACCCGGCCGGGTTTTGTACTTTAGAGGAATTGGCTGCCGCCATGATAAACGTAGTTGATCACCCATACCCCAAAAAAGTGATAGAAGGAAAGGATATTATAGCGCTGGCTAATAGCGCAAAGGTATCTAAATAGATAAAGGAGTGAGCTTATAGCATCGGGAAGATATAAGCATTAAACTACATCTTATTTTATTGGCTGATCCTGGTTAATGATCGAATTACCAAAGAGACATGTATTTGCCAACAACGGGCACAAGTATTTGGAAGCGCCTAAATTTCCCCATCGGTTTAGTGTTAACCATGTTTATTTATAAATTATTAATAATCAATAATTTATAAATATTTTATCTGAAATGTGTTAAGTTATGTTAACCCAATTCTATGCGTTTGACCTGCGTTGACCAAGTAATATTGCCGAAAGACCAACCGAAAACAGTATCTTTAACAACATGCCTGCATTAGCCGGATAACATGCTAACCCACCTTTATTGGAAGACTCATTCAATTGCCTTATCGATAGTTATCTTGCTGATAAGGTTGGCATTGCTGATCATTTTTTAAACGACACGCTTGCTGCCGATCTTAAACTAAACCTGCTGGCTCTTGTTAAATCAAGCTTGTTGTTATCTGCCGGAACTGGTAACGATAAAACCGTGAACCACGACACCAAGGTTAGGGGAGACCATATTTACTGGCTCGACCGCAAACATAACACTCCATGCGAAAATGACTTTTTCGACCTAATGGATAGTTTTGTTACCTATCTCAATAAAACCTGTTATACAGGTATTACAAGTTATGAATTTCATTATACGTTGTATGAAAAAGGGGCTTTCTACAAAAAACATCTTGATCAGTTCAGGAATAACGATAGCCGTAAATATTCAATGATCATGTATTTAAATACTGGCTGGTTAGCTGCTGATGGGGGTGAATTGCGGATACATCATGCAAATCACGAGCAGAATATTGGCCCCGAAAACGGCCGCACGGTATTCTTTAAAAGTAACGAACTGGTACACGAAGTTTTATGTACACAAACATCCAGGATGAGCATTACTGGCTGGTTAAAGGTTGACCATTAAATAAGTCTGAAGTCAAAAGCATTAAGTTCTAATTCCAAGGCCCCCAAATTGTTTACAACTTAAAGTATCCGACTTAGTACTTAATACCTCGGCCTATCTATCATGGCTTAAAGCCCGAGCCAATGTTCCAGTTTACACCAAGCGCAACGCCGGTTGATTTAAGATCAACTTTGCCATTGCCAATACCGGTAAGTGGCAGTTTCATGTAAGGCTGTAAAACCGCGCTAAATTTTGAGTTTATTCTCCGCTGATAATTAACATTTATGTTCAGCACGCCAAATAAGTGAGTGTTTTGATTCCGTACTTCCAGGTTATGTGGTTTCCAACCGCTTTCGGCCGAATAATCAAACCTGTAATCTTCTTTAAGCATAAAATATGACGATAATCCTGTGCCCACACCAATCGTATTGCTTCCTTTTGAATACAATTGGTAGCTGAGGTTCAAAGGAATATCAAGTACCTTACAGTTTGCCTGGATATTAGTAGGCGTTATTGATGGATTGTAAGACGCAGACGAATAACTGGCAGGTGTTGATGAATAAGGCTTAATAGCGTATGCTGCCCCTGTGCTTATAGTTAACTTTTTTGTAAGGCGTAACGAAAGCTGCAATCCATAATTAGTGCCTGTTTGGCTATGCCCAAATGAATTTACCGCATTAGCGTCAGACGCGGCTAACACGCTGATAGAAAACTGTGGCCTGTTTTTTATTGCTGATGCTTTAACAATTGCCATTTGCTTTTTTGCTTCCTGCTCCTTAGCCTTACCGGTAAGCGTATCCGTATTTTGATTTGTTGTTATAACGCTTTTTACCTGATTATTTGCCGATGCTATTTTACCGCCATCAAAAAGTGTATCAATGCCAGCCGTTTTGTTTTTGGTTGGTTGAGTTAAAGGTTGTGTTTTGTTTGCGGCCAACTGGGTTACATTGTCAGCCTGCATAACTTTGTTACTTGTTTCAATTTTAGGCGAAGCGTTTCCAGGTACAGCACTATTGAAAGCCATGTTTGCAGCCTTATTGTAAAGCCTGCCACCTGCAGCTGTGTTAATTTTTGAAGATTGCTTTTTAGCAATACTCTCATTTACCACCATATTTTTTGTTTTGCCAAATAAAGTACCCCCTTGCGCACGCTTAGTGTCAGTAGCCGGTATGGTTGCAGCAAGGCCTGTAGTTGTATCTCTTATCGTGCCGTTGCCTTGCCGCTGACCTGCCGGGTCGATAAGCTTTTTATCGTTACTTGTTTTAACGTTAGCGTTGCCTTGCTGTAATTTGGTTGGATCTATTTTATCGGTTTTATTGTAAAAGTATAAGCCCAAAGCAAGCAGCAATAATGCTGCAATACCGGATGCATAATACATGATGCGGATAAACCCTGCCTTTTTGTTGGATTTTTTATCCAACAGCTGTTCCATTGATTCCCAATCCTCCTCACGAAAAGCAAAGTGGTCTTCAGGACCGGTTAAGCCGTCCCTGAACAATTGATCCAGTTTATTTTCGTGCTTCTCTTTCATTTCATTATTAATTCTATCAATACCGACATGCTGATGCTTATAGTGCCAATAGCCACAATAGTATGTTGACCGCTGCCGGAATTACTCTCCGGCAACCTGCCGGAATTGATTACCATATTTTTTAATTTTTCACGCGCTTTAAACAGGTTTGATTTTGATGTACCTGTACTTATATTTAGTTTCGACGCTATCTCCTCGTGCGAAAATCCCTCAATGGCAAACAGGTTAAATACCGTACGGTAAGCATTGGGCAGTTGTTGCACCATGCCAATAAGATCATCGTAATTTAACTTCTGATCGGGGAGTTCATTATGCCCGATGTCTTCGGCGGTGTCAAGGTCATCGGTGAGCGATAGCTTCAGGTTGCTTCTGTAATAATCAACAGATGTGTTCATCATAATCCTGCCAACCCACGCAATAAAAGGGCGGCTGGTATCATATTTTTGAAGGTTTGTAAACACCTTTAAAAAGCCCTGGTTCATGATTTCAGCAGCTTCATACCTATTGCCGGCGTATCGCAGGCATATACTCATAGCAAAGCCATAAAATGCCTTATATAGCATTTTCTGGTCTTTCCGGCTTTGCTGTAAACAGCCCGCAATTAATTGTTGTAGTTCTGCTTCTCCCATATATACGGGCTACCTTTTTAATTAATTCCTGTTTGCAGCTAACACGTATTTATAGCGCAAAGGGTTGCCTGTGTATTTAACTTTTTTTTCGAATGGCTTATTTACCTTAAATATAAGGCGCTTTTGTCTTTTTTAACCTGATGAAAAGTAAAATAACCGTATAAAAGATTTTATTAAGATGTTTTGTATATCGCAAATTGTCCTGAATAATGAAATGCTATTCTGCTACCTCATTCATATCAATCATTGTCCAGTTATCCTGTACCGCTTTGGGGCCTCCGTCGTATTTTAACGTGATCTGGAAGTTGGTTTTTACTTTTGCTCCCTTTTCATCAATTGATGTTACGTAAGATTTGATGACAAATACCGAGTCGGACTTTTTTGCAAACTGGTAACGGTCTTCGGCAAAAGCAAGATTGCTCGATTTGATAGTAGGGGCAATGTACTGTTTGGCCACCTGGTAAGCATCATCGCTGTTTGGGAACATTGTAAATGTAAGCATATCAGACGAGCCTCCAGACGTAGCAAATTTTATTACCACTATCATAAAAATAATTCCAAAAAGCACCAACATCCATACACCTATCATGGCTGTTTTCTTTTTATGTTGCTTGTCTTTAAGATAAGACT is drawn from Mucilaginibacter ginsenosidivorax and contains these coding sequences:
- a CDS encoding NAD-dependent epimerase/dehydratase family protein; translation: MKTGIRAIVTGATGMVGEGLMHQCLQSPDVDQVLVINRKASEVSHPKLKEIIHADFFDLSPISNQLAGYNACFFCLGVTSVGKKADEYYKLTYTLTMHVAQILAKQDPEMTFCYVSGAGTDTNEKGNGWAAVKGKTENDLMKLPFKQVYAFRPGFIKPIKGLKNAHSFYKYINWLFPVGRALYPAGFCTLEELAAAMINVVDHPYPKKVIEGKDIIALANSAKVSK
- a CDS encoding 2OG-Fe(II) oxygenase, encoding MEDSFNCLIDSYLADKVGIADHFLNDTLAADLKLNLLALVKSSLLLSAGTGNDKTVNHDTKVRGDHIYWLDRKHNTPCENDFFDLMDSFVTYLNKTCYTGITSYEFHYTLYEKGAFYKKHLDQFRNNDSRKYSMIMYLNTGWLAADGGELRIHHANHEQNIGPENGRTVFFKSNELVHEVLCTQTSRMSITGWLKVDH
- a CDS encoding RNA polymerase sigma factor: MGEAELQQLIAGCLQQSRKDQKMLYKAFYGFAMSICLRYAGNRYEAAEIMNQGFLKVFTNLQKYDTSRPFIAWVGRIMMNTSVDYYRSNLKLSLTDDLDTAEDIGHNELPDQKLNYDDLIGMVQQLPNAYRTVFNLFAIEGFSHEEIASKLNISTGTSKSNLFKAREKLKNMVINSGRLPESNSGSGQHTIVAIGTISISMSVLIELIMK